In the genome of Streptomyces racemochromogenes, one region contains:
- the asnB gene encoding asparagine synthase (glutamine-hydrolyzing): MCRIHGCFGGEPAGREVLDAVAAAMFEGGPDAQTVRRGDGWALGNNRLAIQGIASGDQPFVRGALCCVFNGEIYNHRQLRAELAAHGYSFEGDCDGDVLLPLYELYGDAFTSRLEGMFAIAVVDEREEPCLKLFTDHAGMKSLYYYVSADGRRLCFASELRALSRFPDFPDELDPLAVDRYLGGKAVWGPGTVYTRVRTLEPGSVLRFAAGRESLTRTALEPAEVDWPGGEPTVEAAAELLDGLLRTEMGRMLDADVPVCVITSGGLDSSYTTALAAHLVPDVASFNIAYRGDWPADERHWAAEVARHCGTEHHQVLLDPAGFPELVERFTRHLDQPNNAPHSLSTFALFEAVHEAGFKVALTGDGADELFAGYARFTKADRDGDVAWHRAYQDTMAVAGPTTLGRLYTPAHLDRVRAAGGHFGDLSGDELARRVRSGPHGKLETLLRYDQAERFPYYILRRVDHLSMAHSVEARIPFLQPSVMRLAHALPAAVKVAGSTVKAPVARAARRWVPRSVVERPKQPFTLPVAAMIRPGEALYDMVGDVLLGPGARCLDYVRRDAVRELFRSQTESPGAHAAELLWSLLVLETWLSARGLTPAPLTPTS; encoded by the coding sequence ATGTGCCGCATCCACGGCTGCTTCGGCGGGGAGCCCGCCGGGCGGGAGGTGCTCGACGCCGTCGCGGCGGCGATGTTCGAGGGCGGGCCGGACGCGCAGACCGTCCGCCGCGGTGACGGCTGGGCGCTGGGCAACAACCGGCTCGCCATCCAGGGCATCGCCTCCGGTGACCAGCCCTTCGTGCGCGGCGCGCTGTGCTGCGTGTTCAACGGCGAGATCTACAACCACCGGCAGCTGCGCGCCGAGCTGGCCGCGCACGGCTACTCCTTCGAGGGCGACTGCGACGGCGACGTGCTGCTGCCGCTGTACGAGCTGTACGGAGACGCCTTCACCAGCCGGCTGGAGGGCATGTTCGCCATCGCGGTGGTCGACGAGCGGGAGGAGCCGTGCCTGAAGCTCTTCACCGACCACGCGGGCATGAAGTCGCTGTACTACTACGTGTCCGCCGACGGCCGCCGGCTGTGCTTCGCCTCCGAGCTGCGGGCGCTGTCCCGCTTCCCGGACTTCCCCGACGAGCTGGACCCGCTCGCGGTCGACCGCTACCTGGGCGGGAAGGCGGTCTGGGGCCCGGGCACCGTGTACACCCGGGTCCGCACCCTGGAGCCCGGCTCGGTGCTCCGCTTCGCGGCCGGCCGGGAGAGCCTCACCCGCACGGCCCTGGAGCCGGCCGAGGTCGACTGGCCCGGCGGCGAGCCGACCGTGGAGGCGGCGGCGGAGCTGCTGGACGGGCTGCTGCGCACCGAGATGGGCCGCATGCTCGACGCGGACGTCCCGGTCTGCGTGATCACCAGCGGCGGGCTCGACTCCAGCTACACCACCGCCCTCGCCGCCCACCTGGTGCCGGACGTGGCCTCGTTCAACATCGCCTACCGGGGCGACTGGCCGGCCGACGAGCGCCACTGGGCGGCCGAGGTGGCCCGCCACTGCGGCACCGAGCACCACCAGGTGCTCCTGGACCCGGCGGGGTTCCCGGAGCTGGTGGAGCGGTTCACCCGCCACCTCGACCAGCCGAACAACGCCCCGCACAGCCTGAGCACCTTCGCCCTGTTCGAGGCGGTGCACGAGGCCGGGTTCAAGGTGGCCCTGACGGGCGACGGGGCGGACGAGCTGTTCGCCGGGTACGCGCGGTTCACCAAAGCGGACCGGGACGGCGACGTGGCCTGGCACCGGGCCTACCAGGACACGATGGCCGTCGCCGGCCCGACGACGCTCGGCCGGCTGTACACGCCCGCCCACCTGGACCGCGTACGGGCGGCCGGCGGCCACTTCGGGGACCTCAGCGGCGACGAGCTGGCGCGCCGGGTGCGCTCCGGCCCGCACGGGAAGCTGGAGACGCTGCTGCGCTACGACCAGGCGGAGCGGTTCCCCTACTACATCCTGCGCCGCGTGGACCACCTGAGCATGGCCCACTCGGTAGAGGCGCGGATCCCGTTCCTCCAGCCGTCGGTGATGCGCCTGGCGCACGCGCTGCCCGCCGCCGTGAAGGTGGCCGGCAGCACCGTGAAGGCGCCGGTGGCGCGGGCCGCCCGGCGCTGGGTGCCGCGGAGCGTCGTCGAGCGGCCCAAGCAGCCGTTCACCCTGCCGGTGGCGGCGATGATCCGGCCGGGCGAGGCCCTGTACGACATGGTCGGCGACGTCCTCCTCGGCCCCGGCGCCCGCTGCCTGGACTACGTCCGCCGGGACGCGGTCCGCGAACTCTTCCGCTCCCAGACCGAGAGCCCGGGGGCGCACGCCGCCGAACTGCTCTGGTCGCTCCTGGTCCTGGAGACCTGGCTCTCCGCCCGCGGCCTGACCCCCGCGCCCCTCACCCCCACCTCCTGA
- a CDS encoding peptidase → MRTTTTTAFFDQTRRQLARLGLPDGDPQLTPDSEAVFADGGHFRIEVPTVNSVGAAERLLNESRRRGFTVNRITETRGMYRHTAREIGEYVALGEEFGAEVLMSVGPRATNDIGAGAQTPEGARIGYRLRGQEQIVRAVEDVKRGIGLGVRGFVVYDEGLLWVLGRLRTAGELPSGIHLKVSAHCGQGNPASAQMLEMLGADSFNPVRDLTLPMIAALRQAVTIPLDLHVDNPRSSGGFIRTYEAPDIVRVAAPVYLKTGNSALDGHGVSPSPAQLDDILRQVELVTEFVGRHHPGARQSRAGRAARSLEAAGSAPAPGRRTEV, encoded by the coding sequence GTGAGGACGACGACCACGACCGCCTTCTTCGACCAGACCCGCCGGCAGCTCGCCCGGCTGGGCCTGCCGGACGGGGACCCGCAGCTCACGCCCGACTCGGAAGCCGTCTTCGCCGACGGCGGGCACTTCCGCATCGAGGTGCCGACGGTGAACTCGGTGGGGGCCGCCGAGCGGCTGCTGAACGAGAGCCGGCGCCGGGGCTTCACCGTCAACCGCATCACCGAGACCCGCGGCATGTACCGGCACACGGCCCGCGAGATCGGCGAGTACGTGGCGCTCGGCGAGGAGTTCGGCGCCGAGGTCCTGATGTCGGTCGGCCCGCGCGCCACCAACGACATCGGGGCCGGGGCGCAGACCCCCGAGGGGGCCCGGATCGGCTACCGGCTGCGCGGGCAGGAGCAGATCGTGCGCGCCGTCGAGGACGTCAAGCGCGGGATCGGCCTGGGCGTGCGCGGGTTCGTCGTCTACGACGAGGGCCTGCTGTGGGTGCTGGGGCGGCTGCGGACCGCCGGCGAGCTGCCCTCCGGGATCCACCTGAAGGTGTCCGCGCACTGCGGGCAGGGCAATCCCGCGTCGGCGCAGATGCTGGAGATGCTGGGCGCGGACAGCTTCAACCCGGTGCGCGACCTGACGCTGCCGATGATCGCGGCGCTGCGCCAGGCGGTGACGATCCCGCTGGACCTGCACGTGGACAACCCGCGGAGCTCGGGCGGGTTCATCCGCACCTACGAGGCCCCCGACATCGTGCGGGTGGCGGCGCCGGTCTACCTGAAGACGGGCAACAGTGCCCTGGACGGGCACGGGGTCAGCCCGTCGCCCGCCCAGCTGGACGACATCCTGCGCCAGGTCGAGCTGGTCACCGAGTTCGTCGGCCGGCACCACCCCGGGGCCCGGCAGAGCCGTGCCGGCCGCGCCGCCCGTTCCCTCGAAGCCGCCGGGAGCGCCCCCGCCCCCGGCCGCCGCACGGAGGTGTGA
- a CDS encoding ATP-grasp domain-containing protein codes for MTDPLHPPHPSSSEARHVVFVTWKAGNAPAFEAAKRLGHHVTLIRSLLMEQAQNIDFDASPYARFVDRVHVLKDATDAGALRACVLEVHRERPVDGFVATVDALVVPVARIAEEIGVPFTDAAAAETAKQKDRCRQVLAAAGVDTTRYAVVGGFEEAAAFAAAGGYPVVVKPARGSGSEGAHVVADEEQLAAVLAGAPDGAYAAGILVEEYLSGRFVSAEIGLVRGRFLRLAVSERSTWHRHEALETGTTIPAGISAEEHDRVMRFAQDVVAAVGLRLGVFHVEVMLGADGTPRLIELNPRIMGSCLPNLFRLAGGGDIFELLVRIHLNEAVERGPTSFDGYATVRWFGAADAVATPERVPDLDWAAERYGDSLHSFTVRFPEGATLLPCRGNLGNFGEVQVVHPDRATSIRIAQDIVAGTAERLGFEVTR; via the coding sequence ATGACCGACCCACTGCACCCCCCGCACCCCTCCTCATCCGAGGCCCGGCACGTGGTCTTCGTGACCTGGAAGGCGGGCAACGCCCCCGCGTTCGAGGCCGCCAAGCGGCTCGGGCACCACGTCACGCTCATCCGCTCGCTGCTCATGGAGCAGGCGCAGAACATCGACTTCGACGCCTCCCCGTACGCGCGTTTCGTCGACCGGGTCCATGTCCTGAAGGACGCCACCGACGCCGGTGCGCTGCGCGCGTGCGTGCTGGAGGTCCACCGGGAGCGGCCGGTCGACGGCTTCGTCGCCACCGTCGACGCGCTGGTGGTCCCCGTCGCGCGGATAGCCGAGGAGATCGGGGTGCCGTTCACCGACGCCGCCGCGGCCGAGACGGCCAAGCAGAAGGACCGCTGCCGTCAGGTGCTGGCGGCGGCCGGGGTGGACACCACCCGGTACGCGGTCGTCGGCGGGTTCGAGGAGGCCGCGGCCTTCGCGGCGGCCGGCGGGTACCCCGTCGTCGTCAAGCCGGCCCGGGGCTCCGGGAGCGAGGGCGCCCACGTCGTCGCCGACGAGGAGCAACTGGCCGCTGTCCTCGCCGGGGCCCCGGACGGCGCGTACGCGGCGGGCATCCTCGTCGAGGAGTACCTCAGCGGGCGGTTCGTCTCCGCGGAGATCGGCCTGGTGCGCGGGCGGTTCCTGCGGCTGGCGGTCAGCGAGCGCTCGACCTGGCACCGGCACGAGGCCCTGGAGACCGGTACGACGATCCCGGCGGGCATCTCCGCCGAGGAGCACGACCGGGTGATGCGGTTCGCGCAGGACGTCGTCGCCGCGGTCGGCCTGCGGCTCGGCGTCTTCCACGTGGAGGTGATGCTGGGCGCGGACGGCACGCCCCGGCTGATCGAGCTCAACCCCCGCATCATGGGCTCCTGCCTGCCGAACCTGTTCCGTCTCGCGGGCGGCGGGGACATCTTCGAGCTGCTCGTCCGGATCCACCTGAACGAGGCGGTCGAGCGCGGCCCGACGTCCTTCGACGGCTACGCCACCGTCCGCTGGTTCGGTGCCGCCGACGCGGTGGCCACCCCGGAACGGGTACCGGACCTGGACTGGGCCGCCGAGCGGTACGGCGACAGCCTGCACTCGTTCACGGTCCGCTTTCCCGAGGGCGCCACCCTGCTGCCCTGCCGGGGCAACCTCGGGAACTTCGGCGAGGTCCAGGTCGTGCACCCCGACCGGGCGACCTCGATACGCATCGCGCAGGACATCGTCGCCGGCACCGCCGAGCGGCTCGGTTTCGAGGTGACGAGGTGA
- a CDS encoding amino acid adenylation domain-containing protein, producing MGDISADSPQALQLPVRDAGHGAPHGGGSAAHSWSGAVPPGGRAAGAAAADLWHAAFAVLVHRYSGQDDIVLARAGGAHGAPVAVRSVLAPDQTLAALALGLAAAHRQAVRDRVPGAAADLGGGLRAGFLESDGAAPVPEDLALLLEARLAPDGRPLFTLHYDRTLFPAALIERMAANLDTLLADAAARPGAPAAELALLSPREQRLLRAFNDTARPYDRDTPLHALVEAQAARTPDAPAVEWRGGVLTYRALDARANRLARALASHGIAPGSRVGLCLGRTHHAVALLLAVHKAGCAYVPLDPAYPADRLAAIAGTADLAAVVHDGDGAPAWLDGGPVRALPWRELSEKAETEDDRSPAVTVGPQDTTHLIYTSGSTGLPKGVVISHRNVAALLAWAEETYGDEDLRRVLFSTSLNFDLSVYELWAPLTRGGCVVVVDNVLALTEDEGLRPTLVNTVPSALNVLLQRGAVPASTRVLNVAGEPLSRELVNEAFASTGVERLYNLYGPSEDTTYSTWKCFTGPTGGAPTIGVPVHNTTAHLLDPLGRPVPLGATGELHLGGDGLAAGYINDPERTAASFVDAPAHLGEVPGGRLYRTGDLARWTEDGELRFLGRRDNQVKVRGFRIELGELEAALRGVVGLKDVAALAVRTDGDTRLVCYVGLEDDTVTVEAMAAHLRAKLPHYMQPARIVVEERLPRLPNGKVDRGTLAARDVDWGRPPGDGTDGDAFDDPDEVEVAGIWSELLGLSRVSPGVDFFSVGGHSLLATLLAARLSDAAGRPVRVAETYRHRTLAEQAALLRRTRGEAAAAGASAGPAERRRAVADTLRESARGHGVPGAGAAVFLDGELELTYHGVTDTVSGAAYGPATRQRVTCVTKPMLAFVALRLVDRGLLGLDQPLDELLPQAFRRRDGGTVKVTLRHLLSHTSGVDDSYEVWHDTGLPDLGSYIDTLPAYGQLFEPGEVFAYSAVGTSIVAALIEKLLGVPWRRAVNELLLAPLGIREVPEALTEGGHYGGTVSAGYVWTERVEGYVRHDPPPQTIADDAAGSFSVCLTLEELARIAMLAVDDGVAPGGERLLSAELARQMRTPQIPVPGHHFMHAWGLGWLMFGPSAFGFNSNGSGHHNFIQIFPEQRSFLLLLANAYPAFGLYEDLLRSLTGEGLIRTGRPFEMELGDCAGLYASDGYRLEVLRGTEHLRYAYSERQPDGTWLCLDEGDLVLSGAGGFSSMSEKNILAGSISFIPTPGTAVPGFVRIGQRFARKTR from the coding sequence GTGGGCGACATTTCCGCCGACTCACCGCAGGCCCTGCAACTGCCCGTGCGGGACGCCGGACACGGCGCCCCGCACGGCGGGGGCAGCGCAGCGCACTCCTGGTCCGGCGCGGTGCCGCCGGGCGGCCGGGCCGCCGGAGCCGCGGCCGCCGACCTGTGGCACGCCGCGTTCGCCGTGCTCGTGCACCGCTACAGCGGTCAGGACGACATCGTGCTGGCCCGGGCCGGCGGCGCGCACGGCGCGCCGGTAGCCGTCCGGTCCGTCCTCGCACCGGACCAGACCCTTGCCGCCCTCGCGCTGGGACTCGCCGCCGCCCACCGGCAGGCGGTACGGGACCGGGTGCCCGGCGCGGCGGCCGACCTGGGCGGCGGGCTGCGGGCGGGCTTCCTGGAGTCGGACGGCGCGGCCCCGGTCCCGGAGGACCTCGCGCTCCTGCTGGAAGCCCGGCTCGCGCCGGACGGCCGCCCGCTGTTCACCCTGCACTACGACCGGACCCTGTTCCCCGCCGCGCTGATCGAGCGGATGGCCGCGAACCTGGACACGCTGCTGGCGGACGCGGCCGCCCGCCCCGGCGCCCCCGCGGCCGAACTGGCCCTGCTGTCCCCGCGGGAGCAGCGCCTGCTGCGCGCCTTCAACGACACGGCCCGCCCCTACGACCGCGACACCCCGCTGCACGCCCTCGTGGAGGCCCAGGCCGCCCGCACCCCCGACGCCCCCGCCGTCGAATGGCGCGGCGGCGTGCTCACGTACCGCGCCCTCGACGCCCGCGCCAACCGGCTGGCACGGGCCCTGGCCTCCCACGGCATCGCCCCGGGCTCCCGCGTCGGCCTCTGTCTGGGCCGCACGCACCACGCCGTCGCCCTGCTGCTCGCCGTGCACAAGGCGGGCTGCGCGTACGTACCGCTGGACCCCGCCTACCCCGCGGACCGGCTGGCCGCCATCGCCGGCACCGCCGACCTGGCCGCCGTCGTCCACGACGGCGACGGGGCCCCGGCATGGCTCGACGGCGGGCCCGTACGGGCGCTGCCCTGGCGGGAGCTGTCGGAGAAGGCGGAGACCGAGGACGACCGCTCCCCGGCCGTCACCGTCGGACCGCAGGACACCACCCACCTGATCTACACCTCCGGCTCCACCGGCCTGCCCAAGGGCGTGGTGATCAGCCACCGCAACGTGGCCGCCCTCCTCGCCTGGGCCGAGGAGACGTACGGGGACGAGGACCTGCGGCGGGTGCTGTTCTCCACCTCGCTCAACTTCGACCTGTCGGTGTACGAGCTGTGGGCCCCGCTCACCCGGGGCGGCTGCGTCGTCGTCGTGGACAACGTCCTCGCGCTCACCGAGGACGAGGGGCTGCGCCCCACCCTCGTCAACACCGTGCCCAGCGCCCTGAACGTACTGCTCCAGCGCGGCGCGGTGCCCGCCTCCACCCGCGTGCTGAACGTGGCCGGCGAACCGCTGTCCCGGGAACTGGTGAACGAGGCCTTCGCCTCCACCGGCGTCGAGCGGCTCTACAACCTGTACGGGCCCTCCGAGGACACCACCTACTCCACCTGGAAGTGCTTCACCGGCCCCACCGGCGGCGCGCCCACCATCGGCGTGCCCGTCCACAACACCACCGCCCACCTCCTGGACCCGCTCGGCCGGCCCGTGCCGCTCGGCGCCACCGGCGAGCTCCACCTGGGCGGCGACGGCCTGGCCGCCGGCTACATCAACGACCCCGAACGCACCGCGGCCTCGTTCGTCGACGCCCCCGCGCACCTCGGCGAGGTGCCGGGCGGGCGGCTGTACCGGACCGGCGACCTGGCCCGGTGGACGGAGGACGGCGAGCTCCGCTTCCTGGGCCGCCGGGACAACCAGGTCAAGGTGCGCGGCTTCCGGATCGAACTCGGCGAGCTGGAGGCGGCGCTGCGCGGGGTCGTGGGCCTGAAGGACGTCGCGGCCCTGGCCGTGCGCACCGACGGCGACACCCGGCTGGTCTGCTACGTCGGCCTGGAGGACGACACCGTCACCGTCGAGGCCATGGCCGCCCATCTGCGGGCCAAGCTGCCGCACTACATGCAGCCCGCGCGGATCGTCGTCGAGGAGCGGCTGCCCCGGCTGCCCAACGGCAAGGTCGACCGGGGGACCCTGGCCGCCCGGGACGTCGACTGGGGGCGGCCGCCCGGTGACGGCACGGACGGCGACGCCTTCGACGACCCCGACGAGGTCGAGGTGGCGGGGATCTGGTCCGAGCTGCTCGGCCTGTCCCGGGTCTCCCCCGGCGTGGACTTCTTCTCCGTGGGCGGCCACTCGCTGCTCGCCACCCTGCTGGCGGCGCGCCTGTCCGACGCGGCCGGCCGGCCCGTCCGGGTGGCGGAGACCTACCGCCACCGCACCCTCGCGGAGCAGGCCGCCCTGCTGCGCCGCACCCGCGGGGAGGCGGCCGCCGCCGGGGCGTCGGCGGGGCCGGCGGAGCGGCGGCGCGCCGTCGCCGACACGCTGCGCGAGTCCGCGCGCGGCCACGGCGTACCGGGAGCCGGCGCGGCCGTGTTCCTGGACGGGGAACTGGAGCTGACCTACCACGGCGTCACCGACACCGTCTCCGGCGCCGCGTACGGGCCCGCCACCCGCCAGCGCGTCACCTGCGTCACCAAGCCGATGCTGGCCTTCGTCGCGCTGCGCCTGGTGGACCGGGGCCTGCTGGGGCTGGACCAGCCGCTGGACGAGCTGCTGCCGCAGGCGTTCCGGCGCCGCGACGGGGGCACCGTGAAGGTGACGCTGCGCCACCTCCTGTCGCACACCAGCGGGGTCGACGACTCGTACGAGGTGTGGCACGACACCGGCCTGCCCGACCTCGGCTCCTACATCGACACGCTGCCCGCCTACGGCCAGCTGTTCGAGCCGGGCGAGGTGTTCGCGTACTCGGCGGTCGGCACCTCGATCGTCGCCGCGCTGATCGAGAAGCTGCTGGGCGTGCCGTGGCGGCGCGCGGTGAACGAGCTGCTGCTCGCCCCGCTCGGCATCCGGGAGGTTCCCGAGGCCCTCACCGAGGGCGGCCACTACGGGGGCACGGTCTCGGCCGGCTACGTGTGGACCGAACGGGTCGAGGGGTACGTGCGCCACGACCCGCCGCCGCAGACCATCGCCGACGACGCGGCCGGCTCCTTCTCGGTCTGCCTCACCCTGGAGGAGCTGGCGAGGATCGCGATGCTGGCCGTCGACGACGGGGTCGCCCCGGGCGGCGAGCGGCTGCTCTCGGCCGAGCTGGCGCGCCAGATGCGCACGCCCCAGATCCCCGTCCCCGGCCACCACTTCATGCACGCGTGGGGCCTGGGCTGGCTGATGTTCGGGCCGTCCGCCTTCGGCTTCAACTCCAACGGCAGCGGCCACCACAACTTCATCCAGATCTTCCCCGAGCAGCGCTCGTTCCTGCTGCTGCTCGCCAACGCGTACCCGGCCTTCGGGCTCTACGAGGACCTGCTGCGGTCCCTCACCGGCGAGGGGCTCATCCGCACCGGCCGCCCGTTCGAGATGGAACTCGGCGACTGCGCCGGCCTGTACGCCTCCGACGGCTACCGGCTGGAGGTGCTGCGCGGCACGGAGCACCTGCGCTACGCGTACTCCGAGCGGCAGCCGGACGGCACGTGGCTGTGCCTGGACGAGGGCGACCTGGTGCTGTCCGGCGCCGGCGGCTTCAGCTCGATGTCCGAGAAGAACATCCTCGCCGGTTCGATCTCCTTCATCCCCACCCCCGGTACCGCCGTCCCGGGATTCGTCCGCATCGGCCAGCGCTTCGCGAGGAAGACACGATGA
- a CDS encoding MFS transporter: MLSRLLPPAGPARVLTGITLVHTLGQGLWMALNAIFATAVLGLTPGRFALGVGVAAGIALLVSTPTGHLADRIGPRSVQIWSFIALGPLTAALLAVHDFTSYLLVVSAQAVAYSASRSARMAMVAGLVPPQDRVTVRAYLRATSNVSVSVGAALAGLLLAADSVWAYKAAVVFNASTYLATGLLTLLLPAVAAQPARPGPALTVLRDRPYLAFVVLDGLLSMHNLLLDVVLPLWVLHRTNAPRWMIAAILLTNTVAVVLLQVRAARGTDEPGAAARASRSGALCLAVACVFFSFSGGVSATLAGALLLLGALAHVLGEIRQSAGSWGMSFALAPEHAQGQYQGTYAMGADLGKMIAPALLTWLAVDHGGPGWLAMALGFALAGAAMPRIADRARRGREAAPDAVTA; encoded by the coding sequence ATGCTGAGCCGACTGCTCCCGCCCGCCGGTCCGGCGCGCGTCCTCACCGGCATCACCCTGGTGCACACCCTCGGGCAGGGCCTGTGGATGGCGCTCAACGCCATCTTCGCGACGGCCGTGCTCGGGCTGACCCCCGGCCGCTTCGCCCTCGGCGTCGGCGTCGCCGCCGGCATCGCCCTCCTGGTCAGCACCCCGACCGGACACCTGGCCGACCGCATCGGCCCGCGCTCCGTGCAGATCTGGTCCTTCATCGCCCTCGGGCCGCTCACGGCGGCCCTGCTGGCGGTGCACGATTTCACCTCGTACCTGCTGGTGGTGAGCGCGCAGGCGGTCGCCTACAGCGCCAGCCGCAGCGCCCGCATGGCCATGGTCGCCGGACTGGTGCCGCCGCAGGACCGGGTCACCGTCCGCGCCTACCTGCGGGCCACGAGCAACGTGAGCGTCTCGGTGGGCGCCGCCCTGGCCGGCCTGCTGCTCGCCGCCGACTCGGTCTGGGCGTACAAGGCGGCCGTGGTCTTCAACGCCTCCACCTACCTGGCGACGGGACTGCTCACCCTGCTGCTGCCCGCGGTGGCCGCGCAGCCGGCCCGCCCCGGGCCCGCCCTGACCGTCCTGCGCGACCGCCCCTACCTGGCGTTCGTGGTGCTGGACGGCCTGCTGTCCATGCACAACCTGCTGCTCGACGTCGTGCTGCCGCTGTGGGTGCTGCACCGTACGAACGCGCCCCGGTGGATGATCGCCGCGATCCTCCTGACCAACACGGTCGCCGTGGTCCTGCTCCAGGTGAGGGCCGCGCGCGGGACGGACGAGCCGGGCGCGGCCGCCCGGGCCTCGCGGTCCGGGGCGCTGTGCCTCGCGGTCGCCTGCGTGTTCTTCTCCTTCAGCGGCGGGGTCTCCGCCACGCTCGCCGGAGCGCTGCTGCTCCTGGGCGCCCTGGCCCACGTCCTGGGCGAGATCCGGCAGTCGGCGGGAAGCTGGGGGATGTCGTTCGCGCTGGCGCCCGAGCACGCCCAGGGCCAGTACCAGGGCACGTACGCGATGGGCGCGGACCTGGGCAAGATGATCGCCCCGGCCCTGCTGACCTGGCTCGCCGTCGACCACGGCGGCCCGGGCTGGCTGGCCATGGCCCTCGGGTTCGCGCTGGCCGGAGCCGCCATGCCGCGCATCGCCGACCGGGCCCGGCGGGGCCGGGAGGCCGCCCCGGACGCCGTCACGGCGTAA
- a CDS encoding DUF6328 family protein: MPRERAQGRDESPEERADRQWQELIQEIRVAQTGVQILFGFLLTVPFTAHFQGLAETDKAIYTATVVLGALATGALIGPVSFHRIVSGRRIKPEAVLWASRLTFAGILLLLATCTSALLLVLRVAAPDALVPWLVSAVVAWYLLCWYALPLWARIRYTSEEDPQPEEARKTRSTT, from the coding sequence ATGCCGCGAGAGAGGGCCCAGGGACGCGACGAGAGCCCGGAGGAGCGGGCGGACCGGCAGTGGCAGGAACTGATCCAGGAGATCCGCGTCGCGCAGACCGGCGTGCAGATCCTCTTCGGATTCCTGCTCACGGTCCCCTTCACCGCGCACTTCCAGGGACTGGCCGAAACCGACAAGGCGATCTACACCGCCACCGTCGTCCTCGGCGCCCTGGCCACCGGCGCGCTCATCGGCCCCGTCTCCTTCCACCGGATCGTCTCGGGGCGCCGCATCAAGCCGGAGGCCGTGCTCTGGGCCTCGCGCCTCACCTTCGCCGGCATCCTCCTGCTGCTGGCCACCTGCACCTCCGCGCTCCTCCTCGTGCTGCGGGTCGCGGCACCGGACGCCCTCGTGCCCTGGCTGGTTTCCGCCGTGGTCGCCTGGTACCTGCTGTGCTGGTACGCGCTGCCCCTGTGGGCCCGGATCCGCTACACCTCCGAGGAGGACCCGCAGCCGGAGGAGGCCCGGAAGACGAGGAGTACGACATGA